In a single window of the Drosophila albomicans strain 15112-1751.03 chromosome 3, ASM965048v2, whole genome shotgun sequence genome:
- the LOC117566654 gene encoding hemicentin-2, whose amino-acid sequence TPLLKGNSAFIQKAINPNKQATQQQQQQQQLEKEQLQHSTAAAATSSERYASHGIDVPLSAPVVVVVEDASHNNKSRGSRNRPAPSAKGVEVASTRKQRGLPQMLLPRLLRQRLLHVPLHLMELRILLLCLPTLLLATTLEPDQKSILTDNDWKKLWMRGGINADSKLDNNLDSSDSPMFEDSELMAHNTTVQLGGTAFLVCKVSGVDRNQISWIRRRDWHILSSGAQLYTNDERFAILHTPGSNMWTLQIKFVQRRDHGMYECQVSTPTGIISHFVNLQVVVPEAFILGSGELHVDMGSTINLVCIIEKSPTPPQYVYWQKNDRLINYYDSRRDISIETTPGPRTQSRLIIREPQITDSGNYTCSASNTEPASIYVFVSKGDNMAAISRRKTSSADRITHIFRSMLAPCLLLNTVVVRRIFLT is encoded by the exons ACGCCATTGCTGAAAGGAAACAGCGCGTTCATTCAAAAAGCCATTAACCCTAATAAGCaggcaacacaacagcaacagcaacaacagcaactagaaaaggagcaactgcagcactcaacagcagcagcagcaacatcatcagaACGCTACGCATCGCATGGCATCGATGTGCCATTGTCTgctccagttgttgttgtagttgaagacgccagccacaacaacaaaagtagaGGGAGTCGCAATCGCCCCGCTCCCAGCGCAAAAGGAGTTGAAGTTGCTTCAACACGTAAACAGAGAGGGTTGCCAcaaatgttgctgccacgGCTGCTGCGACAGCGGCTGCTGCATGTGCCGCTGCATTTAATGGAACTGCGAATATTGCTGCTCTGCCTGCCAACGCTGTTGCTGGCCACCACATTGGAGCCAG ACCAAAAGTCAATACTCACAGATAACGATTGGAAGAAGCTATGGATGCGCGGCGGTATAAATGCCGACTCAAAATTGGATAATAATCTCGACTCCAGCGACAGCCCCATGTTCGAGGACAGTGAG CTGATGGCGCATAACACGACCGTCCAGCTTGGTGGCACCGCCTTTCTGGTCTGCAAGGTCTCCGGCGTGGATAGA AATCAAATTTCTTGGATACGCCGACGGGACTGGCATATATTATCCTCCGGCGCCCAGCTCTATACAAACGATGAGCGTTTCGCGATACTGCACACGCCCGGCTCCAACATGTGGACGCTGCAGATAAAGTTTGTGCAGCGCCGGGATCACGGCATGTACGAGTGCCAG GTCTCGACACCAACTGGCATCATTTCTCACTTTGTGAATCTTCAAGTGGTTGTGCCCGAAGCCTTCATACTTGGCTCCGGTGAACTGCATGTCGACATGGGCTCAACAATCAATTTGGTTTGCATTATTGAGAAG AGTCCAACACCACCGCAGTACGTGTACTGGCAGAAAAACGACCGTCTCATCAACTACTATGACTCCAGGCGGGACATCTCTATCGAGACCACACCGGGGCCGCGCACGCAGAGTCGTCTTATCATTCGGGAGCCCCAAATCACCGACTCCGGCAACTACACCTGCTCTGCCAGCAACACCGAGCCAGCTAGCATTTATGTCTTTGTATCAAAAG GCGACAATATGGCGGCAATCTCACGTCGCAAAACCTCCTCGGCCGATCGCATTACGCACATATTTAGGTCGATGCTGGCGCCCTGTCTCCTGCTAAACACGGTCGTTGTGAG ACGCATTTTCTTGACCTAA